From the Malus domestica chromosome 17, GDT2T_hap1 genome, one window contains:
- the LOC139193343 gene encoding uncharacterized protein, translating into MDYIKISSNQSASQFNFSQSHKVIKFLLSVSVFSALLSYSSLISVFLYSFNSFTSSVNLFSYTFDKNYMFLLCNGLVVFIVKNSGLIGTSPPGSSNLNNEHVPKSIECRRKAAELAETKATEAPKAKEEVVNVEIEQVKVTEDEKRVLITVEEEDECCRNNFVVVDDRDLYEEEGIEVLSAEELNKKCDDFIRRMKEGIKLEVQQSIMF; encoded by the coding sequence ATGGATTATATCAAGATTTCAAGCAACCAATCCGCAAGCCAATTCAATTTCAGCCAATCCCACAAAGTGATCAAGTTTTTGCTCTCAGTCTCAGTGTTTTCAGCCTTACTCTCCTACTCTTCTTTGATCTCTGTTTTTCTCTACTCCTTCAATTCCTTCACATCTTCTGTAAACTTGTTCAGCTACACTTTTGATAAGAACTACATGTTTTTACTTTGCAATGGACTTGTGGTGTTCATTGTGAAGAACTCTGGTCTCATTGGGACTTCTCCACCAGGGAGCTCTAACCTCAACAATGAACATGTTCCCAAGAGTATCGAGTGCCGGCGAAAAGCAGCTGAATTGGCAGAAACTAAGGCAACAGAAGCACCAAAAGCAAAGGAAGAAGTTGTCAACGTCGAAATCGAACAAGTGAAAGTGACAGAAGATGAAAAAAGGGTTTTGATTACagtagaggaagaagatgaatgctGCAGAAACAATTTTGTTGTGGTGGACGATCGTGATTTGTATGAAGAGGAAGGGATTGAAGTGCTGAGTGCAGAGGAGTTGAACAAGAAGTGTGATGATTTCATTAGGAGAATGAAAGAAGGAATTAAACTTGAAGTCCAACAGTCAATCATGTTTTGA
- the LOC103426276 gene encoding alpha-1,6-mannosyl-glycoprotein 2-beta-N-acetylglucosaminyltransferase-like, producing MAIIKKHRLKDAAAFRRFLPLVSITLLGVFLLMFLLRFNSISNFVTPSSDDFGEVSIRTGNRSHVRQILSLPKQTEFSLKLEKRNQLPPRNLDLYPSLAKDHITIVLYVHNRPQYLKVAVDSLSRVVGINETLLIVSHDGYFEEMNKVVEGVRFCQVKQIFAPYSPHVFPNSFPGVSPTDCKERDDAKTKHCKGTPDQYGNHRSPKIVSLKHHWWWMMNTVWDGLKETKDHNGHILFIEEDHYIYPNAYRNLQILTELKPQKCPHCYAANLAPCDVNARGEGWDSLIAERMGNVGYTFNRTVWRKIHKKTSEFCFFDDYNWDITMWATVYPSFGNPVFTLRGPRTSAVHFGKCGLHQGQGEAIACIDNGMVNFNLEEIDKVANINSDWEVQVFENQPGYKAGFKGWGGWGDKRDHRLCLSFAQMYHS from the coding sequence ATGGCTATTATCAAGAAACACCGTCTAAAGGATGCAGCGGCTTTTCGCCGTTTCTTGCCATTGGTTTCTATTACGTTGTTAGGGGTTTTCCTGCTGATGTTCCTCCTGAGatttaattcaatttcaaattttgttacGCCATCTTCGGATGATTTTGGTGAGGTATCGATAAGGACTGGTAATCGTTCACATGTTAGACAAATACTTAGCCTCCCTAAGCAGACTGAATTCTCACTTAAGTTGGAAAAGAGGAATCAGCTTCCCCCTAGGAACTTAGATCTCTATCCAAGTCTAGCCAAGGATCACATAACTATAGTTCTTTATGTGCACAACCGGCCGCAGTATCTCAAAGTAGCTGTTGATAGTCTGTCTCGGGTTGTAGGTATAAATGAAACTTTACTGATCGTAAGTCATGATGGATACTTCGAAGAAATGAACAAGGTTGTGGAAGGGGTCAGATTTTGCCAAGTGAAGCAAATTTTTGCACCTTACTCGCCCCACGTCTTTCCCAATAGCTTTCCAGGGGTTTCGCCTACAGACTGTAAGGAAAGGGATGATGCAAAAACGAAACACTGTAAGGGGACTCCTGATCAGTATGGAAACCACCGTTCTCCGAAGATTGTGTCATTGAAGCATCATTGGTGGTGGATGATGAACACAGTGTGGGATGGATTGAAGGAGACCAAGGATCACAATGGTCATATTCTTTTCATAGAGGAGGACCATTATATTTATCCCAATGCTTATCGTAACTTGCAGATACTCACAGAATTGAAGCCTCAAAAATGCCCTCATTGCTATGCTGCCAATTTAGCACCGTGTGATGTGAATGCAAGAGGAGAAGGTTGGGATAGTTTGATTGCAGAGAGAATGGGAAACGTAGGATATACATTTAACCGGACTGTTTGGAGGAAAATTCACAAAAAGACTTCagaattttgtttctttgatgaTTACAATTGGGATATAACAATGTGGGCAACGGTCTATCCCTCATTTGGTAATCCTGTTTTCACTTTACGAGGGCCTCGGACTAGTGCAGTACACTTTGGCAAGTGTGGTTTGCACCAGGGACAGGGGGAGGCAATAGCATGTATTGACAACGGCATGGTGAACTTTAACCTGGAGGAGATAGATAAGGTTGCAAACATCAACTCGGACTGGGAAGTGCAGGTCTTTGAGAATCAGCCAGGGTACAAAGCCGGATTCAAAGGTTGGGGAGGTTGGGGGGACAAGAGAGACCATCGGTTGTGCTTGAGTTTTGCTCAGATGTATCATTCATAG
- the LOC139187598 gene encoding phytochrome C-like — METNSSEFNLGETVEVVINQVMILSQEQQVKIIHDSPAEVSSMLLYGDNLRLQQVLSDFLTNALLFTPASEGSPIVFRVTPKKERIGMKMHIVLLEFHITHSAWGIPDDLIQDMFHSSHRVSKEGLGLQMRQNMVKIMNGTRGNTPPAVS; from the exons ATGGAAACAAATTCTAGTGAGTTTAACCTCGGGGAAACTGTGGAGGTTGTCATAAATCAAGTTATGATTTTGAGTCAGGAGCAGCAAGTGAAGATCATCCATGATTCACCAGCCGAGGTGTCATCCATGCTCTTGTACGGAGACAATTTGAGGCTACAACAAGTCCTGTCCGATTTCTTGACGAACGCACTCCTTTTCACCCCTGCATCCGAAGGATCGCCCATTGTGTTCAGAGTGACTCCAAAGAAGGAACGTATAGGCATGAAAATGCACATTGTTCTTCTTGAGTTTCA TATCACTCACTCAGCATGGGGAATTCCAGACGACCTAATTCAAGATATGTTTCACAGCAGCCATCGCGTCTCAAAAGAAGGGCTAGGCCTACAAATGAGGCAAAACATGGTGAAGATCATGAACGGCACT AGAGGCAACACTCCCCCTGCAGTTTCCTGA